One window from the genome of Drosophila albomicans strain 15112-1751.03 chromosome 2L, ASM965048v2, whole genome shotgun sequence encodes:
- the LOC117566108 gene encoding uncharacterized protein LOC117566108: MFQKRIIEVFTLLFYWMVITPAIYQYCKTQNWILWDLNKPFQSFSDHATFALCLLAGYVTFYRIVIFIYMKLKVCDVKMWHKLKKTQEDPESQLSDKSHYQAVSTENLDTVDGHKADKMMPKVIRTISHPLLIESDLARIHIKHETRPLRSATLPREQQQRLGQNQISSPTPSLRSAPPVPATPPRTPGMARKLSHGVIMSPDVLMGTTTHHSHHSHLRQGVKT, encoded by the coding sequence ATGTTTCAGAAAAGGATTATCGAAGTGTTTACATTGCTATTTTATTGGATGGTTATCACGCCAGCGATCTATCAATattgcaaaacacaaaattggATACTCTGGGATTTAAATAAACCATTTCAATCATTTTCGGATCATGCGACATTCGCATTGTGTTTACTCGCTGGTTACGTGACCTTTTATCGCATTGTCATCTTCATCTACATGAAGCTGAAAGTCTGCGATGTTAAAATGTGGCATAAACTGAAGAAAACCCAGGAGGATCCCGAGTCACAGCTTAGCGATAAATCACACTATCAAGCCGTATCCACGGAAAATCTGGATACCGTTGATGGTCACAAAGCGGACAAAATGATGCCCAAAGTGATACGCACCATTAGCCATCCGCTGTTGATCGAAAGTGATCTGGCTCGCATACACATCAAACATGAGACACGTCCATTGCGCAGTGCGACTTTGCCAcgcgaacagcaacaacgactgGGCCAAAATCAAATCTCTAGTCCAACGCCTAGTCTACGCTCAGCACCACCTGTGCCAGCAACTCCGCCCCGCACTCCGGGCATGGCTCGAAAGTTGAGCCATGGTGTCATCATGTCCCCAGACGTCTTAATGGGCACAACAACACATCACTCACATCATTCACACCTGCGGCAAGGGGTCAAGACGTGA